The following proteins come from a genomic window of Meles meles chromosome 1, mMelMel3.1 paternal haplotype, whole genome shotgun sequence:
- the OLFML3 gene encoding olfactomedin-like protein 3: MGPCTPLVTLFLLSWLRPLQGQQHHLVEYMERRLAALEERLAQCQDQSSRHAAELRDFKNKMLPLLEVAEKEREALRTEADSISGRVDRLEREVDYLETQNPALPCVEVDEKVTGGPGIKGKGRRNEKYDMLTDCGYTISQVRSMKILKRFGGPAGLWTKDPMGPTEKIYVLDGTQNDTAFVFPRLRDFTLAMAARKASRVRVPFPWVGTGQLVYGGFLYYARRPPGGPGGGGELENTLQLIKFHLANRTVVDSSVFPAEGLIPPYGLTADTYIDLAADEEGLWAVYATREDDRHLCLAKLDPQTLDTEQQWDTPCPRENAEAAFVICGTLYVVYNTRPASRARIQCSFDASGTLTPERAALPYFPRRYGAHASLRYNPRERQLYAWDDGYQIVYKLEMRRKEEEV, encoded by the exons ATGGGGCCCTGCACGCCTCTTGTCACTTTGTTCCTTTTGTCATGGCTGCGACCCCTTCAAGGACAGCAGCACCACCTTGTGGAGTACATGGAACGCCGACTAGCTGCCTTGGAG GAACGGCTGGCCCAGTGCCAGGACCAAAGTAGCCGGCATGCCGCTGAGCTGAGGGACTTCAAGAACAAGATGCTGCCGCTGCTGGAGGTGGCCGAGAAGGAGCGCGAGGCCCTCAGGACTGAGGCTGACAGCATTTCGGGGAGAGTGGACCGTCTGGAGCGGGAGGTTGACTATCTGGAGACCCAGAACCCAGCTCTACCCTGTGTGGAAGTTGATGAGAAGGTGACCGGAGGCCCTGGGATCAAAGGCAAGGGCAGAAGAAACGAGAAGTACGATATGCTGACAG ACTGTGGCTACACCATCTCTCAGGTGAGATCAATGAAGATCCTGAAGCGGTTCGGTGGTCCGGCTGGTCTATGGACCAAGGATCCAATGGGGCCGACAGAGAAGATCTACGTATTAGATGGGACACAGAATGACACAGCCTTTGTCTTCCCAAGGCTGCGGGACTTCACCCTCGCCATGGCTGCCCGGAAAGCTTCCCGGGTCCGGGTGCCCTTCCCCTGGGTAGGCACGGGGCAGCTGGTGTATGGTGGCTTTCTTTATTATGCCCGAAGGCCTCCTGGAGGACCTGGAGGGGGAGGTGAGCTGGAGAACACTTTGCAGCTCATCAAATTCCACTTGGCAAACCGGACCGTGGTGGACAGCTCAGTATTCCCGGCGGAGGGTTTGATCCCCCCGTATGGGCTGACGGCAGACACGTACATCGACCTGGCTGCGGACGAGGAGGGCCTTTGGGCTGTCTATGCCACTCGGGAAGATGACAGGCACTTGTGTCTGGCCAAGTTAGACCCTCAGACCCTGGACACCGAGCAGCAGTGGGACACCCCATGTCCCAGAGAGAATGCCGAGGCTGCCTTTGTCATCTGCGGGACCCTGTACGTTGTCTATAACACCCGCCCTGCCAGCCGTGCCCGCATCCAGTGCTCCTTTGATGCCAGCGGCACCCTGACCCCTGAAAGGGCGGCACTCCCGTATTTCCCCCGCCGATATGGGGCCCATGCCAGCCTCCGTTACAACCCCCGGGAGCGCCAGCTCTATGCCTGGGATGATGGCTACCAGATTGTCTATAAGCTGGagatgagaaggaaagaggaagaagtctGA